A window of the Gossypium arboreum isolate Shixiya-1 chromosome 2, ASM2569848v2, whole genome shotgun sequence genome harbors these coding sequences:
- the LOC108466563 gene encoding serine/threonine-protein kinase-like protein At5g23170 produces MEFGYEQLVKATQSFCPSRLIGKGSHGAVYQGVLQDNRVVAVKRSSINGVEAQRDNLKKLENEISVLSSLRQSCNVISFLGASHDSVQNDKLLVMELMPNGSLHDLLHVAATPPSWPQRLEIALQIARAVQFLHESNPLVIHRDIKSANILFDSNWTAKLCDFGLAISPADSLSQATQPAGTIGYLDPSYTAPNKLSTKNDVFSFGVVLLEIISCRKVIDVTKAPASIVEWAIPLVKKQRVVEICDSRIPFPMYMESRIRRILSVASRCSSDKEEHRPSIGEIIVAMETCSIERVRSITAWNSVIQYLVQLKRRRKLSGEYCRRSAVYSTRQDEDVNSHVSTGKVVLLKEMLADVRLK; encoded by the coding sequence ATGGAGTTTGGTTATGAACAGCTTGTGAAAGCGACCCAAAGTTTCTGTCCGTCAAGACTGATTGGCAAAGGCAGCCATGGAGCGGTGTATCAAGGTGTTCTTCAGGACAACCGAGTAGTAGCGGTGAAGAGGTCATCTATCAATGGTGTTGAGGCACAACGTGACAACTTGAAGAAGCTAGAAAATGAAATATCTGTACTTTCATCTTTACGTCAAAGTTGTAATGTCATCAGCTTTCTCGGAGCGAGTCATGACTCGGTCCAGAACGACAAGCTTTTGGTGATGGAGTTGATGCCTAATGGTTCTTTGCATGATTTACTACACGTTGCAGCTACCCCTCCTTCTTGGCCTCAACGTCTAGAGATCGCTCTGCAAATTGCAAGGGCGGTTCAGTTCCTTCACGAAAGCAATCCTTTGGTTATCCATAGGGATATTAAATCTGCTAATATTTTGTTTGATTCAAACTGGACTGCTAAGTTGTGTGATTTCGGACTCGCCATCTCGCCGGCAGACTCGCTGAGTCAGGCCACTCAACCAGCAGGTACGATCGGGTACTTGGACCCTTCGTACACAGCCCCTAATAAACTAAGCACTAAAAACGACGTGTTTAGTTTTGGGGTAGTTTTGTTAGAGATCATTAGTTGCAGAAAGGTAATTGATGTCACTAAAGCACCGGCTTCCATTGTTGAATGGGCAATTCCTTTAGTGAAAAAGCAAAGGGTGGTGGAAATCTGCGACTCCAGGATTCCATTTCCGATGTACATGGAAAGCAGAATAAGGAGAATATTAAGCGTGGCATCACGTTgttcatctgacaaggaagagcaCCGTCCTTCAATCGGAGAAATCATTGTGGCAATGGAGACTTGTTCCATTGAACGGGTCAGAAGTATAACAGCCTGGAATAGCGTCATACAGTACTTGGTTCAACTCAAGAGGCGGCGAAAGCTGAGTGGGGAATATTGCAGAAGGTCAGCCGTTTATTCAACCCGACAAGATGAAGATGTTAATAGCCATGTTTCGACGGGGAAAGTAGTGCTGCTGAAGGAGATGTTAGCAGATGTTAGATTGAAATGA